The following are encoded together in the Streptomyces tsukubensis genome:
- a CDS encoding succinate dehydrogenase, translating to MALAPRTDRRPSMTRNIWDSSVGKKTVMAVTGLMMLLYLVVHMYGNLKIFFGPGTFDDYAHWLRTIGEPFMHYEWTLWIIRFVLVVAVVAHAVSAYQLSRRDQRARPVKYVHKRHRASFATHTMRYGGIVLALFIVWHILDLTTGTVHSGGFQEGHPYANVVDTFSTWYGNTIYIVAMLALGLHIQHGFWSAAQTLGAGSRSRDLTLKTIANVLAVLLTLGFIAVPVGVMTGLVS from the coding sequence ATGGCTCTGGCACCACGGACGGACCGACGGCCGTCCATGACGCGTAACATCTGGGACTCCTCCGTCGGCAAGAAGACCGTGATGGCCGTCACCGGCCTGATGATGCTGCTCTATCTGGTTGTCCACATGTACGGCAACCTCAAGATCTTCTTCGGACCCGGCACCTTCGATGACTACGCGCACTGGCTGCGCACCATCGGCGAGCCGTTCATGCACTACGAGTGGACGCTGTGGATCATCCGCTTCGTCCTGGTGGTGGCCGTGGTCGCACACGCCGTCTCCGCGTACCAGCTCAGCCGCCGCGACCAGCGGGCCAGGCCGGTCAAGTACGTGCACAAGCGGCACAGGGCCAGCTTCGCGACCCACACCATGCGCTACGGCGGCATCGTCCTCGCCCTGTTCATCGTCTGGCACATCCTGGACCTGACGACCGGCACCGTGCACAGCGGCGGCTTCCAGGAGGGCCACCCGTACGCCAACGTCGTGGACACCTTCTCCACCTGGTACGGCAACACGATCTACATCGTCGCCATGCTCGCCCTCGGCCTGCACATCCAGCACGGTTTCTGGAGCGCGGCGCAGACCCTCGGAGCGGGCAGCCGCAGCAGGGACCTCACCCTCAAGACCATTGCCAACGTCCTCGCCGTGCTGCTGACGCTGGGCTTCATCGCGGTACCCGTCGGCGTCATGACCGGATTGGTGAGCTGA
- a CDS encoding fumarate reductase/succinate dehydrogenase flavoprotein subunit, with amino-acid sequence MTDYESYTTGEPVVDTLAPEGPVGDRWDTRRFEAKLVNPANRRKHTVIVVGTGLAGGSAGATLAEQGYHVVQFCFQDSPRRAHSVAAQGGINAAKNYRNDGDSIHRLFYDTVKGGDFRARESNVHRLAQISVEIIDQCVAQGVPFAREYGGLLDNRSFGGVQVSRTFYARGQTGQQLLLGAYQALSRQIAAGNVELHSRTEMLDLVVVDGKARGIVARDLITGKIETYFADAVVLASGGYGNVFYLSTNAMNSNATAVWRAHRKGAYFANPCFTQIHPTCIPRTGDHQSKLTLMSESLRNDGRIWVPKAKGDDRPPNKIPEDERDYYLERIYPAFGNLVPRDIASRAAKNVCDEGRGVGPGGQGVYLDFAEAIARMGRKSVEAKYGNLFDMYQRITDEDPYKVPMRIYPAVHYTMGGLWVDYDLQTTIPGLFAIGEANFSDHGANRLGASALMQGLADGYFVLPSTINDYLARNPHAERVDEDHPAVTEVVEETKNRLERLLSVDGDRTPDSFHREIGELMWEYCGMARTEEGLRKALGRIPEIREEFWRRIKVPGVGEEFNQSLERANRVVDYLELAELMCLDALHRAESCGGHFREESQTPDGEAARRDEEFSYAAAWEFTSTGDAPVLHKEDLVFEYVHPTQRSYA; translated from the coding sequence ATGACTGACTACGAGAGTTACACGACCGGTGAGCCCGTCGTCGACACCTTGGCCCCCGAAGGGCCCGTCGGAGACCGCTGGGACACCCGCCGCTTCGAGGCGAAACTGGTCAACCCGGCCAACCGCCGCAAGCACACCGTCATCGTCGTCGGCACCGGACTCGCCGGCGGCTCCGCCGGAGCCACCCTCGCCGAACAGGGCTACCACGTGGTGCAGTTCTGCTTCCAGGACTCGCCCCGCCGCGCCCACTCCGTCGCCGCCCAGGGCGGCATCAACGCGGCGAAGAACTACCGCAACGACGGCGACTCCATCCACCGGCTCTTCTACGACACCGTCAAGGGCGGCGACTTCCGCGCCCGCGAGTCGAACGTGCACCGCCTCGCGCAGATCTCCGTCGAGATCATCGACCAGTGCGTCGCGCAGGGCGTGCCCTTCGCCCGCGAGTACGGCGGCCTCCTCGACAACCGCTCCTTCGGTGGTGTCCAGGTCTCCCGCACCTTCTACGCCCGAGGCCAGACGGGCCAGCAACTGCTCCTCGGCGCCTACCAGGCGCTGTCCAGGCAGATCGCGGCGGGCAACGTCGAACTGCACTCGCGCACCGAAATGCTCGACCTCGTCGTCGTCGACGGCAAGGCCCGCGGCATCGTGGCCCGCGACCTGATCACGGGCAAGATCGAGACGTACTTCGCCGACGCGGTGGTCCTCGCCTCGGGCGGCTACGGCAACGTCTTCTACCTCTCGACCAACGCGATGAACTCCAACGCCACGGCCGTGTGGCGCGCCCACCGCAAGGGCGCGTACTTCGCCAACCCCTGCTTCACCCAGATCCACCCCACCTGCATCCCGCGCACCGGCGACCACCAGTCGAAACTGACACTGATGAGTGAGTCGCTGCGCAACGACGGACGCATCTGGGTGCCCAAGGCCAAGGGCGACGACCGGCCTCCGAACAAGATTCCCGAGGACGAGCGGGACTACTACCTGGAGCGGATCTACCCCGCCTTCGGCAACCTGGTACCCCGCGACATCGCCTCCCGCGCCGCCAAGAACGTCTGCGACGAGGGCCGCGGTGTGGGCCCCGGCGGCCAGGGCGTCTACCTCGACTTCGCCGAGGCCATCGCGCGCATGGGCCGCAAGTCCGTCGAGGCGAAATACGGCAACCTCTTCGACATGTACCAGCGGATCACCGACGAGGACCCCTACAAGGTCCCCATGCGGATCTACCCCGCGGTGCACTACACGATGGGCGGACTCTGGGTCGACTACGACCTCCAGACCACCATCCCCGGCCTCTTCGCCATCGGCGAGGCCAACTTCTCCGACCACGGCGCCAACCGTCTCGGCGCCTCCGCGCTGATGCAGGGCCTCGCCGACGGCTACTTCGTCCTGCCCTCCACCATCAACGACTACCTCGCGCGCAATCCGCACGCCGAGCGCGTCGACGAGGACCACCCCGCCGTCACCGAGGTGGTCGAGGAGACCAAGAACCGCCTGGAGCGGCTGCTCTCCGTCGACGGCGACCGCACCCCGGACTCCTTCCACCGCGAGATCGGTGAACTCATGTGGGAGTACTGCGGAATGGCCCGCACCGAGGAGGGACTGCGCAAGGCGCTCGGCCGGATCCCCGAGATCCGCGAGGAGTTCTGGCGCCGCATCAAGGTGCCGGGCGTCGGCGAGGAGTTCAACCAGTCGCTGGAGCGCGCCAACCGCGTCGTCGACTACCTGGAACTGGCCGAGCTGATGTGCCTCGACGCGCTGCACCGCGCCGAGTCCTGCGGCGGTCACTTCCGAGAGGAGTCGCAGACCCCGGACGGCGAGGCCGCCCGCAGGGACGAGGAATTCTCGTACGCCGCCGCCTGGGAGTTCACCTCCACCGGCGACGCGCCCGTCCTGCACAAGGAAGACCTGGTCTTCGAGTACGTCCACCCCACTCAGCGGAGCTACGCATGA
- a CDS encoding succinate dehydrogenase/fumarate reductase iron-sulfur subunit → MKLTLRVWRQKNADASGAMSTYQVDDISQDMSFLEMLDTLNEELTLKGEDPVAFDHDCREGICGACSLVINGDAHGPERTTSCQLHMRSFKDGDTIDIEPWRAAAFPVVKDLVVDRSSFDRIIQSGGYVSAPTGTAPEAHSTPVPKPDADFAFEHAECIGCGACVAACPNGSAMLFTSAKINHLNVLPQGAPERETRVLDMVSTMDDEGFGGCTLTGECATACPKGIPLMSITGMNKEWLRATRKSGSR, encoded by the coding sequence ATGAAGCTCACCCTGCGCGTCTGGCGCCAGAAGAACGCCGACGCCTCAGGCGCCATGTCCACCTACCAGGTGGACGACATCTCGCAGGACATGTCGTTCCTCGAAATGCTCGACACCCTCAACGAGGAACTCACCCTCAAGGGTGAGGACCCCGTCGCCTTCGACCACGACTGCCGCGAAGGCATCTGCGGCGCGTGCAGCCTCGTCATCAACGGCGACGCGCACGGTCCTGAGCGCACCACGAGCTGCCAGCTCCACATGCGCTCCTTCAAGGACGGCGACACGATCGACATCGAGCCGTGGCGCGCGGCTGCCTTCCCCGTCGTGAAGGACCTCGTCGTCGACCGCTCGTCCTTCGACCGGATCATCCAGTCGGGCGGCTACGTCTCCGCCCCCACCGGCACCGCGCCCGAGGCCCACTCGACGCCGGTCCCGAAGCCCGACGCGGACTTCGCGTTCGAGCACGCCGAGTGCATCGGCTGCGGCGCCTGCGTCGCGGCCTGCCCCAACGGCTCGGCGATGCTCTTCACCTCCGCGAAGATCAACCACCTCAACGTGCTCCCGCAGGGCGCCCCCGAGCGCGAGACCCGCGTACTGGACATGGTCTCGACCATGGACGACGAGGGCTTCGGTGGCTGCACCCTCACGGGGGAGTGCGCCACCGCCTGCCCCAAGGGCATCCCGCTCATGTCCATCACCGGCATGAACAAGGAGTGGCTGCGGGCTACCCGCAAGTCGGGCAGCCGCTGA
- a CDS encoding excinuclease ABC subunit UvrA — MQSPHDPYVRVRGARENNLRDVDVDVPRDVLAVFTGVSGSGKSSLAFGTIYAEAQRRYFESVAPYARRLIHQVGAPKVGEITGLPPAVSLQQRRSSPGSRSSVGTVTTLSNSLRMLYSRAGDYPAGAPRLDSDAFSPNTAAGACPECHGLGLVHRTTEKLLVPDPSLSIREGAIAAWPGAWQGKNLRDVLDTLGHDVDRPWRELDPADREWILFTDEQPTVTVHPVREAGRIHRPYQGMYMSARRYVLKTFADSRSTSLRAKAERFLESAPCPVCGGVRLRPEAMAVKVAGRTIAELVAMPLSELSGVLRSAGGDGTARVLLDDLLPRIATVTELGLGYLSLDRAAPTLSSGELQRLRLATQLRSGLFGVVYVLDEPSAGLHPADTEALLDVLYGLRESGNSVFVVEHHLEVMRRADWLVDVGPLAGEHGGRVLHSGPVAGLQEVAESATRRFLFEPRKGRTAPPREPSGRVELRGVERHNLRGLDARFPLGVLTAVTGVSGSGKTTLVGEVLADALGALIDGDPPVERVTVTGPAVRRVVQVDQRPIGRTPRSNLATYTGLFDSVRKVFASTEEARARGYGVGRFSFNVKGGRCETCQGEGFISVELLFLPSTYAPCPDCHGARYNPETLEVAHRGLNIADVLGLTVESAAEFFADNPSVERSLRTLLDVGLGYLRLGQPATELSGGEAQRIKLATELQRLRPSHTLYLLDEPTTGLHPADAEVLMRQLHGLVDAGHSVVVVEHDMAVVADADWAIDLGPGGGDKGGRIVAEGRPHEVARTSAGRTAPYLKSALES, encoded by the coding sequence ATGCAAAGCCCTCACGACCCCTATGTCCGTGTCCGGGGAGCCCGCGAGAACAATCTCAGGGATGTCGATGTGGACGTCCCCAGGGATGTCCTCGCCGTCTTCACCGGGGTGTCGGGGTCGGGAAAGTCCTCGCTGGCGTTCGGCACGATCTACGCGGAGGCCCAGCGCCGCTACTTCGAGTCGGTGGCGCCGTACGCCAGGCGGCTCATCCACCAGGTCGGCGCCCCCAAGGTGGGCGAGATCACCGGACTGCCGCCCGCCGTCTCGCTCCAGCAGCGCCGCTCTTCGCCCGGTTCACGCTCCTCCGTGGGCACGGTCACCACGCTGTCGAACTCGCTGCGGATGCTCTACTCCCGCGCGGGCGACTACCCGGCGGGCGCGCCCCGGCTGGACTCCGACGCCTTCTCGCCCAACACGGCCGCGGGGGCGTGTCCTGAGTGTCACGGGCTCGGGTTGGTGCACAGGACCACGGAGAAACTGCTGGTCCCGGATCCGTCGCTGTCCATCAGGGAGGGCGCGATCGCCGCCTGGCCGGGGGCGTGGCAGGGCAAGAACCTCCGCGATGTCCTCGACACCCTCGGCCACGACGTGGACCGGCCGTGGCGTGAGCTGGACCCGGCGGACCGGGAGTGGATTCTTTTCACCGACGAGCAGCCCACGGTCACCGTCCACCCGGTACGCGAGGCGGGCCGCATCCACCGGCCGTACCAGGGCATGTACATGAGCGCGCGGCGCTATGTGCTGAAGACGTTCGCGGACTCCAGGAGCACCTCGCTCCGGGCCAAGGCCGAGCGTTTCCTTGAGAGCGCGCCCTGCCCCGTGTGCGGCGGCGTGCGGCTGCGGCCGGAGGCGATGGCGGTGAAGGTCGCGGGCCGCACCATCGCGGAGCTGGTGGCCATGCCGCTCTCCGAGCTGAGCGGGGTGCTGCGGTCTGCGGGCGGCGACGGGACGGCGCGGGTGCTGCTCGACGACCTGCTGCCAAGGATCGCGACCGTCACCGAGCTGGGCCTCGGCTATCTGTCGCTGGACAGGGCAGCGCCGACCCTGTCCTCGGGCGAACTCCAACGGCTGCGCCTGGCCACCCAGCTGCGGTCCGGGCTCTTCGGGGTCGTGTACGTACTGGACGAGCCGTCCGCCGGTCTGCACCCCGCCGACACGGAGGCGCTGCTCGATGTGTTGTACGGGCTGAGGGAGTCGGGCAACTCGGTCTTCGTGGTCGAGCACCACCTGGAGGTGATGCGGCGCGCGGACTGGCTCGTCGATGTCGGGCCGCTGGCGGGCGAGCACGGTGGGCGGGTGCTGCACAGCGGTCCGGTGGCCGGGCTCCAGGAGGTGGCGGAGTCGGCGACCCGGCGCTTCCTCTTCGAACCTCGGAAGGGCAGGACGGCGCCGCCCCGCGAACCCTCGGGCCGGGTGGAGCTGAGAGGCGTGGAGCGGCACAATCTGCGCGGCCTGGACGCGCGGTTCCCGCTGGGGGTGCTGACAGCGGTGACCGGAGTGTCGGGCTCCGGGAAGACGACGCTGGTCGGGGAGGTGCTGGCCGACGCTCTCGGAGCACTGATCGACGGCGATCCACCGGTGGAACGGGTGACGGTGACGGGGCCGGCGGTGCGCCGGGTCGTCCAGGTGGACCAGCGTCCGATCGGGCGCACCCCTCGTTCGAACCTGGCCACCTACACGGGGCTCTTCGACTCGGTGCGCAAGGTGTTCGCCTCCACCGAGGAGGCGCGGGCCCGTGGTTACGGTGTCGGGCGGTTCTCCTTCAATGTGAAGGGCGGCCGGTGCGAGACGTGCCAGGGTGAGGGGTTCATCTCGGTGGAGCTGCTGTTCCTGCCCAGTACGTACGCGCCCTGCCCCGACTGTCACGGCGCCCGCTACAACCCCGAGACACTGGAGGTGGCCCACCGAGGCCTGAACATCGCCGACGTGCTCGGCCTCACCGTCGAGTCGGCCGCGGAGTTCTTCGCCGACAACCCCTCGGTGGAACGCAGCCTGCGCACGCTGCTCGACGTGGGCCTCGGCTATCTGCGGCTCGGCCAGCCCGCCACCGAACTCTCCGGCGGGGAGGCACAGCGCATCAAGCTGGCCACCGAGCTCCAGCGGCTGCGCCCCAGCCACACGCTGTACCTGCTCGACGAGCCGACGACGGGGCTGCACCCCGCTGACGCGGAGGTCCTGATGCGCCAGCTCCACGGCCTGGTCGACGCGGGCCACTCCGTGGTGGTCGTCGAGCACGACATGGCGGTCGTCGCGGACGCGGACTGGGCGATCGACCTCGGCCCCGGCGGCGGCGACAAGGGCGGCCGGATCGTCGCGGAGGGGCGCCCCCATGAGGTGGCCCGGACCTCGGCCGGCAGGACGGCGCCATATCTGAAGAGTGCGCTGGAGTCCTGA
- a CDS encoding sarcosine oxidase subunit gamma, whose protein sequence is MTVEPLTRRSPLAGFAQGFATLPDGLALREAPFLTQLTVRTEPQGAAAGRVAASLGVAWPTTPCTFTAGEAADVLWLGPDEWLVVAAPGEADHLTGALRAALGDGGGSVTDVSAQRTALDLSGPLTRDVLAHGCAVDLHPRINPEGTCVQTMLAQAGVVLLVRDSTATAVRLLVRSSFAAYVASWLLDASEEYSSAPH, encoded by the coding sequence GTGACGGTTGAGCCCTTGACCCGCCGCTCGCCGCTCGCCGGCTTCGCCCAGGGATTCGCGACGCTGCCGGACGGTCTCGCGCTGCGGGAAGCGCCCTTTCTGACCCAGCTGACGGTACGTACGGAGCCGCAGGGCGCGGCGGCCGGCAGGGTCGCGGCCTCCCTCGGGGTGGCGTGGCCCACCACTCCGTGCACCTTCACCGCCGGGGAGGCGGCCGATGTCCTCTGGCTCGGCCCTGACGAATGGCTGGTCGTGGCGGCCCCCGGCGAGGCCGACCACCTGACCGGCGCGCTGCGGGCCGCCCTCGGCGACGGCGGCGGCAGCGTCACCGATGTGTCCGCCCAGCGAACGGCGCTGGACCTGTCGGGGCCGCTGACCCGTGATGTCCTCGCGCACGGCTGCGCCGTCGACCTGCACCCACGGATCAACCCCGAGGGCACCTGTGTACAGACGATGCTGGCCCAGGCAGGGGTCGTACTGCTGGTGCGCGACTCCACAGCCACGGCGGTCCGGCTCCTGGTCCGCTCCTCCTTCGCCGCCTACGTGGCGTCGTGGCTGCTCGACGCGAGTGAGGAGTACAGCTCCGCCCCACACTGA
- a CDS encoding sarcosine oxidase subunit beta family protein, translating to MSTSARPVRSPASSVPPAPPVGGAVDHPEFLWHNREPKPSYDVVIVGGGGHGLATAYYLAKNHGVRNVAVLEKGWLAGGNMARNTTIIRSNYLWDESSGIYEHSLKLWEGLEDDLGCPILFSQRGVLNLAHSPQDIRDSKRRVYANQLNGIDAEWLEPDEVAEVCPIVNISPEVRHPVMGATYQPRAGIAKHDYVAWGFARKADQYGIDLIQNCEVTGVDVVGGRVTGVRTSRGRIAAGKVALAAAGHSSVVAGMAGVRLPLQSHPLQALVSELLEPVHPTVVMSNAVHVYVSQAHKGELVMGAGVDTWNGYGRRGAFHIIERQMSAALELFPVFARAHLLRTWAGVVDVTPDASPIVGLTPVDDLYLNCGWGTGGFKATPGVGWCFAHTIAHGEPHPYNAPFTLERFTTGALVDEHGAAAVAH from the coding sequence ATGAGCACATCCGCACGTCCGGTGCGGTCCCCCGCGTCCTCCGTGCCCCCGGCGCCCCCCGTGGGCGGCGCCGTCGACCATCCGGAGTTCCTCTGGCACAACAGGGAGCCGAAACCGTCGTACGACGTGGTGATCGTCGGCGGAGGTGGCCACGGGCTGGCGACCGCGTACTACCTTGCGAAGAACCACGGCGTCAGAAACGTCGCCGTGCTGGAGAAGGGGTGGCTCGCCGGCGGCAACATGGCCAGGAACACCACCATCATCCGCTCCAACTACCTCTGGGACGAGAGTTCCGGGATCTACGAGCACTCCCTCAAACTCTGGGAAGGGCTGGAGGACGACCTCGGCTGTCCGATCCTCTTCAGTCAGCGCGGGGTGCTGAACCTCGCCCACAGTCCGCAGGACATCAGGGACAGCAAGCGCCGGGTGTACGCCAACCAGCTCAACGGCATCGACGCCGAATGGCTGGAGCCCGACGAGGTCGCCGAGGTCTGCCCCATCGTCAACATCTCTCCCGAGGTGCGCCATCCGGTCATGGGCGCGACCTACCAGCCGCGCGCGGGTATCGCCAAACACGACTACGTGGCCTGGGGCTTCGCACGCAAGGCCGACCAGTACGGCATCGACCTCATCCAGAACTGCGAGGTGACAGGTGTCGATGTCGTGGGCGGCCGGGTCACCGGGGTGCGCACCTCACGCGGCAGGATCGCCGCGGGCAAGGTCGCGCTGGCCGCCGCGGGGCACTCCTCCGTGGTCGCCGGGATGGCGGGAGTGCGGCTGCCACTCCAGAGCCACCCCCTCCAGGCCCTGGTGTCGGAGCTGCTGGAGCCGGTGCACCCCACCGTCGTCATGTCCAACGCGGTGCACGTCTACGTATCCCAGGCGCACAAAGGTGAACTCGTCATGGGCGCGGGGGTCGACACCTGGAACGGCTACGGCCGGCGCGGGGCGTTCCACATCATCGAACGGCAGATGTCGGCCGCCCTGGAGCTGTTCCCCGTCTTCGCCCGCGCCCACCTCCTGCGCACGTGGGCCGGGGTGGTGGACGTGACACCTGACGCCTCACCGATCGTCGGGCTCACCCCGGTCGACGATCTCTACCTCAACTGCGGCTGGGGAACAGGGGGGTTCAAGGCCACCCCGGGGGTCGGCTGGTGCTTCGCCCACACCATCGCCCACGGTGAACCTCATCCGTACAACGCCCCCTTCACCCTGGAGCGGTTCACCACGGGCGCCCTGGTGGACGAGCACGGTGCCGCGGCGGTCGCCCACTGA
- a CDS encoding GntR family transcriptional regulator, translated as MMSAPTEEAGLSLAEQAYHAICDRLVMLRINPGAPINDERLARELGLGRTPVREALKRLELERLVVAFPRRGTFATEVHISDLRHISEVRAALEPLAAADAAQRAGAADALIFERLLEELPAAARTDHRDLIRLDTRVHRAVYAAAYNPYLTATLLQYGNLATRIWCLFVDRLPGLAGHVAEHEALLRAVLNGDGDTAAELSARHVADFEAAVRAVI; from the coding sequence ATCATGTCGGCCCCCACGGAAGAAGCGGGACTGTCCCTCGCCGAGCAGGCGTACCACGCCATCTGTGACCGTCTGGTGATGCTCCGGATCAATCCCGGCGCTCCCATCAACGACGAACGCCTCGCACGGGAACTCGGCCTCGGCCGCACGCCGGTCCGCGAAGCCCTCAAACGTCTGGAACTGGAACGCCTCGTCGTGGCCTTCCCCCGGCGCGGCACCTTCGCCACCGAGGTCCACATCTCGGATCTCAGGCACATCTCCGAGGTGCGGGCAGCGCTGGAACCCTTGGCCGCGGCCGACGCGGCGCAGCGCGCGGGGGCCGCCGACGCCCTCATCTTCGAGCGGCTGCTGGAGGAACTGCCCGCGGCGGCGCGCACGGACCACCGTGACCTCATCCGCCTGGACACGCGCGTGCACCGGGCGGTCTACGCCGCCGCCTACAACCCCTATCTGACGGCCACACTCCTGCAATACGGGAACCTGGCCACGCGGATCTGGTGCCTGTTCGTGGACCGTCTGCCCGGCCTCGCCGGGCATGTCGCGGAGCACGAGGCGCTGCTGCGCGCCGTCCTCAACGGCGACGGGGACACCGCGGCCGAGCTTTCCGCCCGCCATGTGGCCGACTTCGAAGCCGCGGTCCGCGCGGTCATCTGA
- a CDS encoding MsnO8 family LLM class oxidoreductase, with amino-acid sequence MSSLIAATRFSVLDRSRTREGLDGPRALRDTVAFARRIEELGYHRFWVSEHHSVPGVAGSSPAVLASAVASATSRIRVGTGGVMLPNHRPLVVAEQFGVLESLFPGRIDMGLGRSVGFTDGIRKALGHGKEDAEAFAEQLAELLGYFDGTQTAHRQVHAWPAEGLRVPAFVLATGKGARTAAEAGLPLVIANVRGEEPMLRAIDDYRATFRPSPGVAEPYVVLSGTVAVADTADEARRILLPEAWAGAWSRTRGEFPPLVPAAEIERRTMSERERGFFEEGLRGHLYGTRDEVAAALEKLLSRSGADEYLVTTSTYDRAAMLDSYGALAALAGLARPGGDPR; translated from the coding sequence GTGAGCTCCTTGATCGCCGCCACCCGGTTCTCCGTCCTCGACCGCTCCCGTACCAGGGAGGGACTCGACGGGCCGAGGGCGCTGCGCGACACCGTCGCTTTCGCCCGGCGGATCGAGGAGCTGGGCTATCACCGTTTCTGGGTCTCCGAGCATCACAGCGTGCCTGGCGTCGCCGGTTCCTCGCCGGCGGTCCTCGCCTCCGCGGTGGCCTCGGCGACGTCCCGTATCCGGGTCGGCACGGGTGGGGTCATGCTGCCCAATCACCGGCCCTTGGTGGTCGCCGAGCAGTTCGGTGTGCTGGAGTCGCTCTTCCCCGGCAGGATCGACATGGGCCTGGGCCGCTCGGTGGGCTTCACGGACGGCATCCGCAAGGCTCTCGGCCACGGCAAGGAGGACGCGGAGGCCTTTGCGGAGCAGCTGGCCGAACTCCTCGGGTATTTCGACGGCACCCAGACCGCCCACCGTCAGGTGCACGCATGGCCGGCGGAAGGCCTGCGGGTGCCCGCCTTCGTGCTCGCCACGGGCAAGGGGGCGCGCACGGCGGCGGAGGCGGGGCTTCCGCTGGTGATCGCGAACGTACGGGGCGAGGAGCCGATGCTCCGCGCGATCGACGACTACCGCGCGACCTTCCGCCCCTCCCCCGGTGTCGCCGAGCCGTACGTCGTACTGTCCGGCACCGTGGCCGTCGCGGACACCGCGGACGAGGCGCGGCGGATTCTGCTGCCAGAGGCGTGGGCGGGGGCCTGGTCGCGTACGCGGGGCGAGTTCCCTCCGCTGGTCCCCGCGGCGGAGATCGAACGGCGGACGATGAGCGAGCGGGAGCGGGGGTTCTTCGAGGAAGGGCTGCGCGGTCATCTGTACGGCACGCGGGACGAGGTCGCGGCGGCGCTGGAGAAGCTGCTTTCCCGTAGTGGCGCCGACGAATACCTGGTGACGACCAGCACCTACGACCGGGCGGCCATGCTCGACTCGTACGGCGCGCTGGCCGCCCTGGCCGGCCTGGCCCGGCCGGGTGGCGACCCGCGCTGA
- a CDS encoding phosphatase domain-containing protein: MTQNSGALALFDLDNTLSDAAHRQKFLLRRPRDWHAFFAAAPKDPPLVRGVELALSTARECAVGYLTGRPERCRADTVDWLRAHGLPDGPLWMRPDSDRRRARAFKLETLRELAADRDIRLLVDDDELVCRDARRSGFRVVRADWAQPSGALRNAQEREGRT, encoded by the coding sequence GTGACGCAGAACAGCGGGGCACTGGCCCTGTTCGACCTGGACAACACCCTCTCCGACGCCGCCCACCGGCAGAAGTTCCTCCTGCGCAGGCCGCGCGACTGGCACGCCTTCTTCGCCGCGGCCCCCAAGGACCCGCCGCTCGTACGGGGCGTGGAGCTGGCGCTGAGTACGGCTCGGGAGTGCGCGGTCGGCTATCTGACCGGCCGTCCCGAGCGCTGCCGCGCCGACACTGTCGACTGGCTGCGCGCGCACGGCCTACCCGATGGGCCACTGTGGATGCGCCCCGACAGTGACCGCAGGCGGGCCCGCGCCTTCAAACTGGAGACGCTGCGAGAGCTCGCGGCCGACCGGGACATCCGGCTGCTCGTGGACGACGACGAACTGGTCTGCCGGGACGCCAGACGCTCCGGGTTCCGCGTCGTGCGCGCGGACTGGGCACAGCCGTCGGGCGCGCTGCGGAACGCCCAGGAGCGGGAGGGGCGCACCTGA